The following coding sequences lie in one Fundulus heteroclitus isolate FHET01 chromosome 20, MU-UCD_Fhet_4.1, whole genome shotgun sequence genomic window:
- the pdzrn3b gene encoding E3 ubiquitin-protein ligase PDZRN3-B isoform X2, whose product MGCSLCTLRKPEEQYKLLYEVCQVNGKDLSKATHEQAVEAFRTAKEPIMVQVLRRSPHPQPAAPMADTQVSDISTQTDITLQHIMALTKLPPSSPPMTELEEYLLPEEPPTEHTYFDPNDFLEGIQQEMEREGLEYEEVDLYRANIQEKLGLTICYRTDDEDEAGIYISEIDPNSIAAKDGRIREGDKIIQINGVEIQNREDAVVLLTSEGNQNISLLVARPEIQLDEGWMDDDRNDFLDDLHMDMLEQQHHQAMQFTASMLEQKKHEEDGGTTDTATLLSNHHEKDSGVGRTDESTRNDESSEQENLGDDQTTTASNTLGSCRKLTYSQDTLGSTDLPFSGESFISADYADADFLGIPAAECERFRELLELKCQMRNSGAQGLFSLAAGGGAEGHAEEGVDKELELLNEELRSIELECLNIVRAHKMQQLREQCGELWMLHDSGFRNYNTSIDARRHELSDITELPEKSDKDSSSAYNTGESCRSTPLTLELSPDNSLRRGAENQGAAGPSGSGGSNGKTHKPLLSPVQEACSPGRSRGSSKDADGELQAESKERKLGESGKGGRSFQPHSPYKHAHIPAHAQHYQSYMQLIQQKSAVEYAQSQMSLVSMCPASPGDQEPRMEWKVKIRSDGTRYITKRPIRDRLLRERALRIHEERSGMTTDDDAISELKMGRYWSKEERKQHAVRAKEQKQRREFMKQSRVDCLREQSAAEDKKEPNIIELSHKKMMKKRNKKIFDNWMTIQELLTHGTKSPDGTRVYNSLLSVTTV is encoded by the exons GTGAATGGCAAGGACCTCTCCAAAGCCACCCATGAGCAAGCAGTGGAGGCGTTTCGCACGGCCAAGGAGCCCATCATGGTCCAGGTCCTACGCCGGTCCCCTCACCCCCAACCGGCCGCCCCCATGGCGGACACCCAGGTGTCGGACATCAGCACCCAGACCGACATCACTCTGCAGCACATCATGGCTCTCACCAAGCTgcccccctcctctcccccGATGACGGAGCTGGAGGAGTACCTCCTGCCAGAGGA GCCTCCTACAGAGCACACGTACTTCGACCCCAACGATTTCCTGGAGGGCATACAACAGGAGATGGAGCGCGAGGGGCTGGAATATGAG GAGGTGGATCTTTACCGAGCAAACATCCAAGAAAAACTGGGCCTGACCATCTGTTATAGGACTGATGACGAGGATGAGGCTGGGATCTACATTAGTGAG ATTGATCCAAACAGCATCGCTGCGAAGGACGGCAGGATTAGAGAAGGGGACAAAATCATACAG ATCAATGGTGTTGAGATTCAAAATCGAGAGGATGCAGTGGTGCTGCTGACCAGTGAGGGCAACCAGAACATCTCTCTATTGGTGGCCCGGCCAGAGATCCAG CTGGACGAGGGCTGGATGGATGATGACAGGAATGACTTCCTGGATGACCTCCATATGGACATGCTGgagcagcagcaccaccaggCCATGCAGTTCACTGCCAGCATGCTGGAGCag AAGAAGCACGAGGAGGACGGGGGCACCACAGACACCGCCACGCTGCTCTCCAACCACCACGAGAAAGACAGCGGCGTCGGTCGCACGGACGAGAGCACGCGCAACGACGAGAGCTCCGAGCAAGAGAACCTCGGCGACGACCAGACGACCACGGCCTCTAACACGCTGGGCAGCTGCAGGAAGCTGACCTACAGCCAGGACACCCTGGGCAGCACCGACCTGCCCTTCAGCGGCGAGTCCTTCATCTCCGCAGACTACGCCGACGCCGACTTCCTGGGCATCCCGGCCGCCGAGTGCGAGCGCTTCCGAGAGCTGCTGGAGCTGAAGTGTCAGATGAGGAACAGCGGAGCCCAGGGTCTGTTCAGCCTGGCCGCCGGCGGCGGCGCCGAAGGTCACGCCGAGGAGGGCGTGGACAAGGAGCTGGAGTTACTCAACGAGGAGCTGCGCAGCATCGAGCTGGAGTGCCTGAACATCGTCCGCGCCCACAAGATGCAGCAGCTGAGGGAGCAGTGCGGAGAGTTGTGGATGCTCCACGACAGCGGCTTCCGCAACTACAACACGAGCATAGACGCCCGCCGCCACGAGCTGTCAGACATCACAGAGCTGCCTGAGAAATCGGATAAGGACAGCTCGAGTGCCTACAACACCGGCGAGAGCTGCCGCAGCACCCCCCTCACCCTGGAGCTGTCTCCAGATAACTCCCTCCGCCGAGGAGCGGAGAACCAGGGTGCAGCCGGACCGTCTGGGTCCGGCGGCTCCAATGGCAAGACACACAAGCCCCTCCTGTCTCCTGTGCAGGAAGCCTGCAGCCCCGGCCGGAGCAGAGGCTCCTCTAAGGACGCAGACGGAGAGCTGCAGGCCGAGAGCAAAGAAAGGAAGCTGGGAGAGTCGGGTAAGGGCGGACGGAGCTTTCAGCCCCATTCCCCCTACAAGCACGCTCACATCCCCGCCCACGCCCAGCACTACCAAAGCTACATGCAGCTGATCCAGCAGAAATCCGCCGTGGAATACGCCCAGAGCCAGATGAGCCTGGTGAGCATGTGCCCGGCCAGCCCCGGCGACCAGGAGCCCAGGATGGAGTGGAAGGTGAAGATCCGCAGCGACGGCACGCGGTACATCACGAAGCGGCCCATCCGGGACAGGCTGCTGAGGGAGCGCGCCCTGCGCATCCACGAGGAGCGCAGCGGCATGACCACGGACGACGACGCCATCAGCGAGCTGAAGATGGGCCGCTACTGGAGCAAGGAGGAGCGCAAGCAGCACGCCGTGCGGGCCAAGGAGCAGAAGCAGCGGCGCGAGTTCATGAAGCAGAGCCGGGTGGACTGCCTGAGGGAGCAGAGCGCCGCGGAGGACAAGAAGGAGCCCAACATCATCGAACTCAGCCACAAAAAGATGATGAAAAAGAGGAACAAGAAGATTTTTGACAACTGGATGACCATCCAGGAACTGCTGACCCACGGAACCAAGTCGCCCGACGGGACCAGGGTTTATAACTCGCTCCTGTCTGTGACGACGGTGTGA